In the Mycolicibacterium thermoresistibile genome, one interval contains:
- a CDS encoding alpha/beta hydrolase, whose amino-acid sequence MTDHVGPAPQGGLDPQIATLLPQLDSGFPPVHTMTGAEARAAIRSRFRPASRPRPVASITDTTVTGPDGPVPVRIYHPRHQDGPLRQNKPMPTLVYAHGGGWVFCDLDSHDELCRDLADRIPAVVVSVHYRRAPDEGRWPAAAEDVHAATCWAAEHVAELGGRADAILVGGDSAGGNLAAVTALMARDRSGPRLAGQLLLYPVIAADFDTESYRRFGTGYYNPRPALRWYWDQYVPDPADRDHPYACPLRAELNGLPPAIMAVAGHDPLRDEGLAYGAALQQAGVSTVVRVFDGGIHGFMTMPALDICDRARSQVCADVADLVGRIGVAAP is encoded by the coding sequence ATGACCGACCACGTCGGCCCTGCCCCGCAGGGCGGCCTCGACCCACAGATCGCCACGCTGCTACCGCAGTTGGACTCCGGCTTCCCGCCGGTACACACCATGACCGGGGCAGAGGCCCGCGCGGCCATCCGGTCCCGGTTCCGCCCCGCGAGCCGGCCCCGCCCGGTCGCCTCGATCACCGATACCACCGTGACCGGACCGGACGGCCCGGTGCCGGTGCGGATCTATCATCCCCGCCACCAGGACGGCCCCCTCCGCCAGAACAAACCGATGCCGACCCTGGTGTACGCGCACGGTGGCGGATGGGTGTTCTGCGATCTGGACAGCCACGATGAACTCTGCCGCGACCTGGCCGACCGCATCCCCGCGGTGGTGGTGTCCGTGCACTACCGCCGGGCCCCCGATGAGGGCCGCTGGCCGGCGGCGGCGGAGGATGTCCACGCCGCCACCTGCTGGGCTGCCGAGCACGTGGCGGAGCTCGGCGGCCGGGCCGACGCGATTCTGGTCGGCGGCGACAGCGCCGGGGGGAATCTCGCCGCGGTGACCGCCCTGATGGCCCGGGATCGCAGCGGCCCGCGGCTGGCCGGCCAGCTGTTGCTCTACCCGGTGATCGCCGCCGATTTCGATACCGAGTCCTACCGGCGGTTCGGCACGGGCTACTACAACCCCCGACCCGCGTTGCGGTGGTACTGGGATCAGTACGTGCCCGATCCCGCTGACCGCGACCACCCCTACGCATGTCCGCTGCGGGCAGAGCTGAACGGACTGCCACCCGCGATCATGGCCGTCGCCGGCCACGATCCGCTCCGGGACGAGGGCCTGGCCTACGGCGCGGCGTTACAGCAGGCCGGGGTGTCGACCGTGGTGCGGGTCTTCGACGGCGGCATCCACGGATTCATGACGATGCCCGCGCTGGACATCTGCGACCGGGCGCGGTCTCAGGTCTGCGCCGACGTGGCAGATCTGGTGGGGCGCATCGGGGTCGCCGCCCCGTAA
- a CDS encoding IclR family transcriptional regulator, producing the protein MTATLDQPTPNTTVKRTGTERTGETPSAVLDRISLVLDAFDGPGRLTLAQVVRRTGLPRSSAHRMLERLVQLRWLRRDGRDYELGMRLVELGSLAVHQDRLHRAAIPRLHELHAATGLVVHLAVLDGSDVVYLEKVGSRLAAAIPTRVGGRRPANCAAVGKAILAYAEDDGVLSGTGPLPRNTKYSISDPARLRAELAKVRAHGVAFDREESLPGIGCVAAPIGDPGEAVAAISVCGPMNQMAFDHRLVAPVRMAALGIWRAMEGARQRVVPTLQQVRPLRPGPTAQSLSHSALSHPAQSHPARSHRADTRRFA; encoded by the coding sequence ATGACCGCAACCCTCGATCAGCCCACGCCGAACACCACCGTCAAGCGAACCGGGACCGAGCGCACCGGCGAGACACCGAGTGCGGTGCTGGATCGCATCTCACTGGTTCTCGACGCGTTCGACGGTCCCGGCCGGCTCACCCTGGCGCAGGTCGTGCGCCGCACCGGCCTGCCCCGGTCATCGGCGCACCGCATGCTCGAGCGGCTGGTGCAACTGCGATGGCTCCGCCGCGACGGGCGCGATTACGAGCTCGGCATGCGGCTGGTCGAGTTGGGCTCGCTCGCGGTCCATCAGGATCGGCTGCACCGGGCGGCGATCCCCCGACTGCACGAACTGCATGCAGCCACCGGGCTGGTGGTGCACCTGGCCGTGCTCGACGGCTCCGATGTGGTCTATCTGGAGAAGGTGGGCAGTCGCCTGGCCGCGGCCATCCCGACCCGCGTCGGTGGCCGCCGCCCGGCGAACTGCGCGGCGGTGGGCAAGGCCATCCTGGCCTACGCCGAGGACGACGGTGTGCTGTCCGGTACCGGGCCGCTGCCACGGAACACGAAGTACTCGATCTCGGATCCGGCCCGGCTGCGCGCCGAATTGGCGAAGGTCCGCGCACACGGCGTCGCGTTCGACCGCGAGGAATCCCTTCCCGGAATCGGTTGTGTCGCCGCACCGATCGGGGATCCCGGTGAGGCCGTCGCGGCGATCTCGGTGTGCGGTCCGATGAATCAGATGGCCTTCGACCACCGACTCGTCGCACCGGTCCGGATGGCCGCGCTGGGCATCTGGCGGGCGATGGAGGGCGCCCGGCAACGGGTGGTGCCGACACTGCAACAGGTGCGTCCGCTCCGCCCCGGCCCGACGGCGCAGTCCCTGTCCCATTCGGCCCTGTCCCATCCGGCCCAGTCACATCCCGCCCGGTCACATCGCGCCGACACGCGGCGGTTCGCATGA
- the bphC gene encoding biphenyl-2,3-diol 1,2-dioxygenase, which yields MGFIKSLGYVIVQATDMDRWRHFAYEVLGFAEGTGPNPEALYLRMDERTARITVEPGEVDRIVTIGWEVRDHAALEDVKRALAAAGVPHRQLSTAEADARRVEEVVAFADPAGTALEVFHGPVLDHSPVVTPFGARFVTGDQGLGHVVLPTVDVDGLFEFYTEVLGFRSRGAFRVPAPEEFGPVRVRFLGINERHHSLALCPASTLRDPGLIHLMVEVDTLDAVGQALDRVNRDGYQLSSTLGRHTNDKMVSFYVRAPGDWDIEFGTAGMRVDETYYTAEEITADSYWGHQWVGDLPAAMRP from the coding sequence ATGGGTTTCATCAAGAGCCTGGGTTATGTGATCGTCCAGGCCACCGATATGGACCGATGGCGCCACTTCGCCTACGAGGTACTCGGTTTCGCCGAGGGCACCGGACCGAACCCGGAGGCGCTCTACCTGCGGATGGACGAACGCACCGCACGGATCACCGTCGAACCGGGCGAGGTCGACCGGATCGTCACCATCGGCTGGGAAGTTCGTGACCATGCGGCGTTGGAGGACGTCAAACGCGCCCTGGCGGCCGCCGGGGTGCCCCACAGGCAACTCTCCACCGCCGAGGCCGACGCCCGCAGAGTCGAGGAGGTCGTGGCCTTCGCCGATCCCGCCGGAACGGCCTTGGAGGTGTTTCACGGCCCGGTTCTCGACCACAGCCCGGTGGTGACCCCGTTCGGGGCGAGGTTCGTCACCGGCGATCAGGGTCTGGGGCATGTGGTGCTGCCGACGGTCGACGTGGACGGGCTCTTCGAGTTCTACACCGAGGTACTGGGTTTCAGATCGCGCGGAGCCTTCCGGGTGCCGGCGCCGGAGGAGTTCGGCCCGGTGCGGGTGCGGTTTCTCGGCATCAACGAACGCCACCACAGTCTGGCACTCTGCCCGGCGTCGACGTTGCGCGACCCGGGTCTGATCCATCTCATGGTGGAGGTGGACACCCTCGACGCGGTCGGCCAGGCCCTGGACCGGGTCAACCGCGACGGGTACCAACTGTCGTCGACGCTGGGCCGGCACACCAACGACAAGATGGTGTCGTTCTACGTCCGGGCCCCCGGCGACTGGGACATCGAGTTCGGCACCGCCGGAATGCGGGTCGACGAGACCTATTACACCGCCGAGGAGATCACCGCGGACAGTTACTGGGGTCATCAGTGGGTCGGCGATCTCCCGGCCGCGATGCGTCCGTGA
- a CDS encoding acyl-CoA dehydrogenase family protein codes for MTKRVIDGIAELADQLREQSIEAERIGKLTDQTVKIMKKLGSIRLLQPKKHGGLEVHPREFAETVMATAALDPSAGWINGVVGVHPYQLAYADPRVAEEIWAEDVDTWIASPYAPQGVARPVDGGYLFNGRWQFSSGTDHCDWIILGAMVGDADGTPVTPPRMLHMILPRKDYEIVEDSWDVVGLRGTGSKDVIVKDAFVPAYRTMDGMKVMDGTAQREAGMTEPLYLMPWSTMFPLGISSATIGIAEGALAAALDYQRRRVNSSGVAVKDDPYVMYAIGEAAADINAARQELLANADRIYDIVASGAEVSFEDRAAGRRTQVRAVWRAVSAVDEIFARCGGNAARMDQPLQRFWRDVHVAQAHAIHSPGTVYHASALSSLGVEPQGPLRAMI; via the coding sequence ATGACCAAACGGGTGATCGACGGCATCGCAGAACTCGCCGACCAGCTCCGCGAACAGAGTATCGAGGCCGAGCGGATCGGCAAGCTGACCGACCAGACGGTCAAGATCATGAAGAAGCTCGGCAGCATCCGTCTGCTCCAACCGAAGAAACACGGTGGGCTGGAGGTGCATCCGCGTGAGTTCGCCGAGACCGTGATGGCGACGGCCGCGCTGGATCCGTCGGCTGGCTGGATCAACGGCGTGGTGGGTGTGCATCCCTACCAACTGGCCTACGCCGACCCCCGGGTCGCCGAGGAGATCTGGGCGGAGGACGTCGACACCTGGATCGCCTCGCCGTACGCGCCGCAGGGCGTCGCCCGGCCGGTCGACGGCGGATACCTCTTCAACGGCCGCTGGCAGTTCAGCTCCGGCACCGATCACTGCGACTGGATCATCCTCGGCGCGATGGTCGGCGACGCCGACGGCACCCCGGTGACCCCGCCCCGGATGCTGCACATGATCCTGCCGCGCAAGGACTACGAGATCGTCGAGGACTCCTGGGATGTGGTGGGTCTGCGCGGCACCGGGTCCAAGGACGTCATCGTCAAGGACGCGTTCGTCCCGGCCTACCGCACCATGGACGGGATGAAGGTCATGGACGGCACCGCTCAACGCGAGGCCGGGATGACCGAGCCGCTCTACCTCATGCCGTGGTCGACGATGTTCCCGTTGGGCATCAGCTCGGCGACGATCGGGATCGCCGAGGGTGCGTTGGCGGCGGCGCTCGATTACCAGCGGCGGCGGGTCAACTCCAGCGGCGTCGCGGTCAAGGACGACCCCTACGTGATGTATGCGATCGGCGAAGCGGCCGCCGACATCAACGCCGCCCGCCAGGAGCTGCTGGCCAACGCCGACCGCATCTACGACATCGTCGCCTCCGGAGCGGAGGTCAGCTTCGAGGATCGCGCTGCCGGTCGCCGCACCCAGGTCCGCGCGGTCTGGCGGGCGGTGTCGGCCGTGGACGAGATCTTCGCGCGCTGCGGCGGAAACGCTGCCCGGATGGACCAACCGCTGCAACGGTTCTGGCGTGACGTGCACGTGGCGCAGGCACACGCCATCCACTCCCCCGGAACCGTCTACCACGCCTCGGCGCTGAGTTCGTTGGGTGTCGAACCGCAGGGTCCGCTGCGGGCGATGATCTGA
- a CDS encoding ferredoxin--NADP reductase, whose protein sequence is MVDAEISRGPRAVRLTVAAVIDESPDARSLVFEVPEEHRTRFVYRPGQFLTLRIPGDRTGSVARCYSLASSPHTDDAMKVTVKRTDGGYGSNWLCDNAEPGTTIEALPPAGTFTPASLDGAFLLWAAGSGITPVMSILKSVLEAGTGRVILCYANRDERSVIFAGELRELAARHAGRFTVLHWLESVQGLPTTAQMYRFARLFTDHESFVCGPEPFMAVVTAALTEAGVPRNQIHTEVFRSLTGDPFTDEPVGEPDGTIADERPPAEAVVVLDGETHVCEWPRTATLLDTMLARGLDAPYSCREGNCGSCAATVLEGEVDRGHSDILDPQDVADGLILACQTRPNSDSVRIEF, encoded by the coding sequence ATGGTCGACGCCGAAATCAGCCGCGGCCCGCGCGCCGTGCGCCTCACGGTGGCCGCGGTCATCGACGAGAGCCCCGACGCCCGGTCGCTGGTGTTCGAGGTTCCCGAGGAACACCGCACCCGCTTCGTATACCGCCCAGGCCAGTTCTTGACCCTGCGCATCCCCGGTGACCGGACCGGTTCGGTGGCTCGCTGCTATTCGCTGGCCAGTTCGCCGCACACCGACGACGCGATGAAGGTCACCGTCAAACGCACCGACGGTGGCTACGGCTCCAACTGGTTGTGCGACAACGCCGAGCCCGGGACCACGATCGAGGCGCTGCCGCCGGCGGGCACGTTCACGCCGGCCTCGCTGGACGGCGCCTTCCTGCTGTGGGCGGCCGGCAGCGGCATCACCCCGGTGATGTCGATCCTCAAGTCGGTCCTGGAGGCCGGGACCGGCCGGGTGATCCTGTGTTACGCCAACCGGGATGAACGTTCGGTGATCTTCGCCGGCGAACTCCGCGAGCTGGCGGCGCGTCATGCCGGCCGATTCACGGTGCTGCACTGGCTGGAGTCGGTTCAGGGGCTTCCCACCACCGCGCAGATGTACCGGTTCGCGAGGCTGTTCACCGACCACGAGTCGTTCGTCTGCGGTCCCGAACCGTTCATGGCGGTGGTCACCGCGGCGCTGACCGAAGCGGGAGTTCCGCGCAACCAAATCCACACCGAGGTCTTCCGGTCGCTCACCGGCGACCCGTTCACCGACGAACCCGTCGGTGAACCCGATGGGACCATTGCCGACGAGCGTCCACCCGCCGAGGCCGTCGTCGTCCTCGACGGCGAAACCCATGTGTGCGAGTGGCCACGGACGGCGACGCTGCTCGACACCATGCTGGCCCGCGGTCTGGACGCGCCGTACTCCTGTCGGGAAGGGAACTGCGGATCGTGCGCGGCCACCGTGCTGGAGGGCGAGGTGGACCGGGGCCACTCGGACATCCTCGACCCGCAGGACGTCGCCGACGGCCTGATCCTGGCGTGCCAGACCCGACCGAACTCGGACTCCGTCAGAATCGAGTTCTGA
- a CDS encoding flavin-containing monooxygenase, with amino-acid sequence MLPGVTSAAASDVDVVVVGAGFGGLYALHRFRSDGLSVRVFEAAPEVGGTWYFNRYPGARCDVESLDYCYSFSDELQQEWTWTEKYATQGEILRYINWVADKLDLRRDITFNTRVVATVLDEDTLRWTVETDTGESVTARFVVLATGPLSSPITPDIPGLDTFAGGVYHTANWPHEDVDFTGKRVAVIGTGSSGIQSIPIIAEQAEHLYVFQRTPNYSVPSGNRPLSAEEIAEAKANYAERRRMSWRSGGGSPHVPHPKLTMEVSPEERREAFEKRWQLGGVLFSKTFSDQMIDPVANEEARKFYEEKVRAVIDDPEIADLLIPDDHPIGTKRICTDTNYFQTFNRPDVTLVSVRRTPIQSIDAEGVVTSERHYRLDAIVFATGFDAMTGTVAKIDIVGRGGRRLVEDWAHGPRTYLGLGVDGFPNLFLISGPGAPAVLANMVLHAEANVNWIADAIGHLDEHGYSAIEATPDAVDNWVAECNKRAEATLFPKANSWYMGANVPGKPRVFMLFIGGFATYLDICAEVADAGYKGFRLLKAG; translated from the coding sequence ATGTTGCCCGGTGTGACTAGCGCGGCTGCAAGTGATGTCGATGTCGTCGTGGTGGGTGCCGGTTTCGGCGGCCTGTACGCGCTGCACAGATTCCGCAGCGACGGACTGTCGGTACGGGTGTTCGAAGCCGCACCCGAGGTCGGCGGAACCTGGTACTTCAACAGGTATCCGGGAGCCCGCTGCGATGTCGAGAGCCTGGACTACTGCTACTCGTTCTCCGACGAGCTGCAGCAGGAGTGGACCTGGACCGAGAAGTACGCCACCCAGGGCGAGATCCTGCGGTACATCAACTGGGTCGCGGACAAGCTCGACCTGCGCCGGGACATCACGTTCAACACCCGGGTGGTCGCCACGGTGCTCGACGAGGACACCCTGCGCTGGACGGTCGAAACCGACACCGGGGAATCGGTGACCGCACGGTTCGTCGTGCTGGCCACCGGGCCGTTGTCGTCGCCGATCACACCGGACATCCCGGGTCTGGACACCTTCGCCGGCGGCGTCTACCACACCGCGAACTGGCCGCACGAGGACGTCGACTTCACCGGGAAACGGGTGGCGGTGATCGGCACCGGGTCGTCCGGTATCCAGTCGATCCCGATCATCGCCGAGCAGGCCGAGCACCTCTACGTCTTCCAACGCACCCCGAATTACAGCGTGCCGTCGGGGAATCGGCCGTTGAGCGCCGAGGAGATCGCCGAGGCCAAGGCGAACTACGCCGAGCGCCGCCGGATGTCGTGGCGCAGCGGCGGCGGGTCACCGCATGTGCCGCACCCCAAGCTGACCATGGAGGTGAGCCCCGAGGAGCGGCGCGAGGCGTTCGAGAAGCGCTGGCAACTCGGCGGCGTGTTGTTCTCCAAGACGTTCAGCGACCAGATGATCGATCCGGTGGCCAATGAGGAGGCCCGCAAGTTCTACGAGGAGAAGGTGCGGGCGGTCATCGACGATCCGGAGATCGCCGATCTGCTGATACCCGACGACCATCCGATCGGCACCAAGCGAATCTGCACCGACACGAACTACTTTCAGACATTCAACCGTCCCGACGTCACCCTGGTCAGTGTGCGCCGGACGCCGATCCAGAGCATCGATGCCGAGGGCGTCGTCACCTCGGAGCGGCACTACCGGCTGGACGCGATCGTGTTCGCGACCGGCTTCGACGCCATGACCGGGACCGTGGCCAAGATCGACATCGTCGGACGGGGCGGCCGGCGGCTGGTCGAGGACTGGGCGCACGGCCCGCGGACCTACCTGGGGCTCGGCGTGGACGGATTCCCCAACCTGTTTCTCATCTCCGGTCCGGGTGCCCCGGCGGTCCTGGCGAACATGGTGTTGCACGCCGAGGCCAACGTGAACTGGATCGCCGACGCGATCGGCCATCTCGACGAGCACGGGTACAGCGCCATCGAGGCGACGCCGGACGCCGTGGACAACTGGGTCGCCGAATGCAACAAGCGTGCCGAGGCCACCCTGTTCCCGAAGGCCAACTCCTGGTACATGGGTGCCAACGTGCCCGGTAAACCCAGGGTGTTCATGTTGTTCATCGGTGGTTTCGCCACCTATCTCGACATCTGCGCCGAGGTGGCGGACGCGGGATACAAGGGATTCCGCCTGCTCAAGGCCGGTTGA
- a CDS encoding alpha/beta fold hydrolase: protein MRTFDYQETLREVRTPAGVLRYHEAGDGPPLLLLHGSGPGVTGWRNFRGNLGVFAEHFRCLVLEFPGFGVSDDFGGHPMIDAQGAALAFADALGLDRVDIIGNSMGGGVGVSLAVRHPDRVNRLVTIGGIGTNIFSPGPSEGIRLLQEFTDDPTRDRLIAWLNSMVYDPTLITEELIEERWAAATDPATLAAARRMYSKAAFAAMMAMMRDSDTPPPWATMHKVQAPTLLTWGRDDRVSPLDMALLPMRTIPGAELHVFPNCGHWVMIEAKSAFERTVLAFLTDPARG from the coding sequence ATGCGAACGTTCGATTACCAGGAGACGCTGCGCGAGGTACGCACCCCGGCCGGGGTGCTGCGCTACCACGAGGCCGGTGACGGGCCACCGCTGTTGTTGTTGCACGGCTCCGGGCCGGGTGTCACCGGATGGCGCAATTTCCGCGGCAATCTCGGGGTGTTCGCCGAGCATTTCCGTTGCCTCGTCCTGGAGTTCCCGGGGTTCGGGGTCAGCGACGACTTCGGCGGTCACCCCATGATCGACGCCCAGGGCGCGGCCCTGGCCTTCGCCGATGCGTTGGGGCTGGACCGGGTCGACATCATCGGCAACTCGATGGGCGGCGGTGTCGGTGTCAGCCTGGCGGTGCGCCATCCCGACCGGGTGAACCGGTTGGTGACGATCGGCGGGATCGGCACCAACATCTTCAGCCCCGGCCCCAGTGAGGGGATCCGCCTGCTCCAGGAGTTCACCGACGATCCCACCCGGGACCGGCTGATCGCCTGGCTCAACTCGATGGTGTACGACCCGACGCTGATCACCGAGGAGCTCATCGAGGAGCGCTGGGCCGCCGCCACCGATCCGGCGACATTGGCGGCCGCCCGGCGGATGTACAGCAAGGCCGCGTTCGCGGCGATGATGGCGATGATGCGGGATTCCGACACGCCGCCGCCGTGGGCGACCATGCACAAGGTGCAGGCGCCGACCTTGCTGACCTGGGGCCGCGATGACCGGGTGAGCCCGCTGGACATGGCGCTGCTCCCGATGCGCACCATCCCCGGCGCCGAACTGCACGTGTTCCCCAACTGTGGGCACTGGGTGATGATCGAGGCGAAGTCCGCGTTCGAACGGACCGTGCTGGCCTTCCTCACCGATCCGGCCCGCGGGTGA
- a CDS encoding arylsulfatase, which produces MADFGGKIELDIRDSEPDWGPFAAPTAPEGAPNILYVVWDDVGIGTWDCFGGLVEMPTMSRIAEQGVRLSQFHTTALCSPTRAALLTGRNPTTVGMATIEEFTDGFPNCSGRIPVDTGLISEVLAEHGWNTYCVGKWHLTPLEESNMAATKRHWPVSRGFERFYGFLGGETDQWYPDLVHDNHPVAPPATPEDGYHLSKDLADKTIEFIRDAKVIAPDKPWFTYLCPGAGHAPHHAPRDWADRYAGRFDMGYERYREVVLENQKKLGIVPPDTELPPINPYQDVKGPHGEPWPLQDTVRPWDSLSDAEKRLFCRMAEVFAGFLSYTDHQIGRVLDYLEESDQLDNTLIVVLSDNGASGEGGPDGSVNEVKFFNGYVDTVEESMRFYDQLGGPQTYNHYPTGWAMAFNTPYKLFKRYASHEGGIADPAIISWPNGITARDAVCDRYINVVDVTPTVYELIGLTPPDTVRGVRQRPLEGVSFRAALADPDADTGKRTQFYSMLGTRGIWSDGWFANTVHAASPAGWSNFDADRWELYHLESDRSQSRDLAAEHPEKLEELKQLWFDEAAKYNGLPLGDLNLFETLGRWRPHLSRGRTSYTYYPGTAEVGLGAAVDIRGQSFTVLADVTVDAAGAQGVIVKHGAGHGGYVLFLQDGRLHFVYNFMGEEEQRVSSADPIPAGRHILGVSYHRTGTVDGSHTPLGEVALYVDGTVVATRPDVRAHPANFGLAGGGIAVGRNTGQPVSSAYRAPFAFTGGSIAKVIVDISGTPYRDVEREAAMAFARD; this is translated from the coding sequence ATGGCGGATTTCGGCGGCAAGATCGAGTTGGACATCCGTGACTCGGAGCCCGACTGGGGACCGTTCGCCGCGCCCACCGCCCCCGAAGGGGCGCCCAACATCCTCTACGTGGTGTGGGATGACGTCGGCATCGGCACCTGGGACTGTTTCGGCGGGCTGGTCGAGATGCCCACCATGAGCCGCATCGCCGAACAGGGCGTGCGGCTGAGCCAGTTCCACACCACCGCGCTGTGCTCACCGACCCGGGCGGCGCTGCTGACCGGCCGCAACCCCACCACGGTGGGGATGGCCACCATCGAGGAGTTCACCGACGGCTTCCCGAACTGCAGCGGCCGCATCCCGGTCGACACCGGGCTGATCTCCGAGGTGCTCGCCGAGCACGGCTGGAACACCTACTGCGTCGGCAAATGGCATCTGACCCCGCTCGAGGAGTCGAACATGGCGGCCACCAAGCGGCATTGGCCGGTGAGCCGTGGATTCGAACGGTTCTACGGATTCCTGGGCGGCGAGACCGATCAGTGGTATCCGGACCTCGTCCACGACAACCATCCGGTGGCTCCGCCGGCCACCCCGGAAGACGGCTACCATCTGTCGAAAGACCTCGCGGACAAGACGATCGAGTTCATCCGCGACGCCAAGGTGATCGCGCCCGACAAGCCGTGGTTCACCTATCTGTGCCCGGGCGCCGGGCACGCCCCGCACCACGCCCCCAGGGACTGGGCGGACCGCTACGCCGGCCGGTTCGACATGGGCTACGAACGCTACCGCGAGGTGGTGCTGGAGAACCAGAAGAAGCTCGGCATCGTGCCGCCCGACACCGAACTCCCGCCGATCAACCCCTACCAGGATGTGAAGGGTCCCCACGGCGAACCCTGGCCGCTGCAGGACACCGTGCGACCCTGGGACAGCCTGTCCGACGCCGAGAAGCGGCTGTTCTGCCGGATGGCCGAGGTGTTCGCGGGCTTTCTGAGCTACACCGATCACCAGATCGGCCGGGTGCTCGACTACCTCGAGGAATCCGATCAGCTCGACAACACCCTGATCGTGGTGCTCTCCGACAACGGGGCCAGCGGCGAGGGCGGCCCCGACGGATCGGTCAACGAGGTCAAGTTCTTCAACGGTTACGTCGACACCGTCGAGGAGAGCATGCGGTTCTACGACCAGCTGGGTGGGCCGCAGACCTACAACCACTATCCGACCGGCTGGGCGATGGCGTTCAACACGCCGTACAAGTTGTTCAAACGCTACGCCTCGCACGAGGGCGGGATCGCCGACCCGGCGATCATCTCCTGGCCCAACGGGATCACCGCGCGGGATGCGGTGTGCGACCGCTACATCAACGTCGTGGACGTCACCCCCACGGTGTACGAGCTGATCGGCCTGACACCACCGGACACCGTGCGCGGCGTCCGACAGCGTCCGTTGGAGGGCGTGAGTTTCCGGGCCGCCCTGGCCGATCCGGACGCCGACACCGGCAAGCGCACCCAGTTCTACAGCATGCTCGGTACCCGCGGGATCTGGAGTGACGGTTGGTTCGCCAACACCGTCCACGCCGCCAGCCCGGCCGGCTGGTCGAACTTCGACGCCGACCGCTGGGAGCTCTACCACCTCGAATCCGACCGCAGCCAGTCCCGTGACCTGGCCGCCGAGCATCCGGAGAAACTCGAAGAGCTCAAACAACTCTGGTTCGACGAGGCGGCGAAGTACAACGGCCTGCCGCTCGGCGATCTCAACCTGTTCGAGACCCTGGGCCGGTGGCGGCCGCACCTGTCGAGGGGACGCACCAGCTACACCTACTACCCGGGCACCGCCGAGGTCGGCCTCGGCGCGGCCGTCGACATCCGCGGGCAGTCGTTCACCGTCCTGGCCGACGTGACCGTCGACGCGGCCGGTGCGCAGGGCGTCATCGTCAAACACGGCGCCGGGCACGGCGGCTATGTGCTGTTCCTGCAGGACGGCCGGCTGCACTTCGTCTACAACTTCATGGGGGAGGAGGAGCAGCGGGTGTCCTCCGCCGATCCGATTCCGGCGGGCCGGCACATCCTCGGCGTCAGCTACCACCGCACCGGCACCGTCGACGGCAGCCACACCCCGCTCGGCGAGGTGGCCCTCTACGTCGACGGCACCGTCGTGGCGACCCGTCCCGACGTGCGGGCCCACCCGGCCAACTTCGGTCTGGCCGGCGGCGGAATCGCGGTGGGCCGCAACACCGGCCAACCGGTCTCCAGCGCCTACCGGGCGCCGTTCGCGTTCACCGGCGGCAGCATCGCCAAGGTCATCGTCGACATCTCCGGGACGCCGTACCGCGACGTCGAGAGGGAAGCCGCGATGGCCTTCGCCAGGGACTGA